A region of Caldisericia bacterium DNA encodes the following proteins:
- a CDS encoding phosphoglucomutase/phosphomannomutase family protein, translating to MDFRIKFGTSGWRGIIAEDFTFGNVRKVSRGIRDYLINENIGDKVVIGYDTRFLSKEFAKEVSKIFSDAGINVLFLKEEAPTPVISYTILKYKASGGVNITASHNPYYYSGIKFSPSWGGPAEPEVTKKIEDYLNKESDEEVKEDFNYFVKRGLIEIIDPFNDYINDLLKIFPYELDLKNKIVLDPMFGTGIKYFNKIFEKYPDKVFKIHFSFDPLFGGLEPVPYEEFLLDLKNEVLEKNAFLGLALDGDADRFGVISKDGTFITPNEVLSILAFYLGKDKKEGIGRTISTTRLIDKIAKYYNIEVFETPVGFKFIGMLIRDGKIYIGGEESGGLSIKGWLPEKDGILADLLILQICEKERVSPKDLIDDLYKKFGRFYTKRIDLRFKSEEREKVKNYIENFNENTIFDLKIKNIDRRDGLLINLESEFSYILFRISGTEDMIRVYFETLDNNLFEFLNKEVLNFINKVVR from the coding sequence ATGGATTTTAGAATAAAATTTGGTACATCTGGATGGAGAGGCATTATTGCAGAGGACTTCACTTTTGGAAATGTAAGAAAAGTTTCAAGAGGGATTAGAGACTATTTAATTAATGAAAATATAGGTGATAAAGTTGTTATAGGTTATGATACAAGATTTTTATCAAAAGAGTTTGCAAAAGAGGTATCTAAAATTTTTTCAGACGCAGGAATAAATGTTCTTTTTTTAAAAGAAGAGGCTCCAACTCCAGTAATTTCTTATACAATTTTAAAATATAAAGCATCTGGTGGAGTTAATATTACAGCATCTCATAATCCATATTATTATTCAGGTATTAAATTTTCTCCTTCATGGGGAGGTCCTGCAGAACCTGAAGTTACAAAAAAAATTGAGGATTATTTAAACAAAGAGAGTGATGAAGAGGTAAAAGAAGATTTTAATTATTTTGTTAAAAGGGGTTTAATTGAAATTATTGACCCGTTTAATGATTATATAAATGATTTATTAAAAATTTTTCCTTATGAACTTGATTTAAAAAATAAAATTGTTCTTGATCCTATGTTTGGAACAGGAATAAAATATTTTAATAAAATTTTCGAAAAATATCCTGATAAAGTTTTTAAAATTCACTTTAGTTTTGATCCTCTTTTTGGTGGTTTAGAACCTGTACCTTATGAAGAGTTTCTTTTAGATCTAAAAAATGAAGTTTTAGAAAAAAATGCTTTTTTAGGACTTGCTCTTGATGGTGATGCTGATAGATTTGGAGTAATTTCAAAAGATGGAACTTTTATTACTCCAAATGAAGTTTTATCAATTCTTGCTTTTTATCTTGGAAAAGATAAAAAAGAGGGTATTGGTAGAACAATTTCAACAACAAGATTAATTGATAAAATAGCAAAATATTACAATATTGAAGTTTTCGAAACTCCTGTTGGGTTTAAATTTATAGGAATGCTTATAAGAGATGGAAAAATTTATATTGGGGGAGAAGAGAGCGGTGGTTTATCAATTAAAGGATGGCTTCCTGAGAAAGATGGTATTTTAGCAGATTTACTTATCTTACAAATTTGTGAAAAAGAGAGAGTATCTCCAAAAGATCTCATTGATGATTTATATAAAAAATTTGGTAGATTTTATACAAAAAGAATTGATCTAAGATTTAAAAGTGAAGAAAGAGAAAAGGTCAAAAATTATATTGAAAACTTTAATGAAAACACAATTTTTGATTTAAAAATTAAAAATATAGATAGACGAGATGGACTTCTTATTAATTTAGAAAGTGAATTTTCATATATTTTATTTAGGATTTCTGGAACAGAAGACATGATAAGAGTTTATTTTGAAACTTTAGATAATAACCTTTTTGAATTTTTAAATAAAGAGGTTTTAAATTTTATAAATAAAGTTGTGAGGTGA
- a CDS encoding bifunctional phosphoglucose/phosphomannose isomerase, giving the protein MFDLFFKFPIDFKLSKELTLEKKIDFNILKDIQNIVISGMGGSGFTGDFIFYLFRDFLNYPIVINKDYNLPRFVSDKTLLFLISYSGDTEETLSNFYEGEKRGAKIISITSNGELFEISNKKYLTYKIPSSYPPRMAFPYLFYPIYFILKLFVEEDLGEDEFFEKIHSLYEKFKENDNEGDKLLNLIKNRIPIIYSSNSLTPVALRWKQEINENSKYIAYNLSFPELNHNESVFWECKELKDSLIFIILRDKFDSPQMKKRIDISIELLKNRGWQVLEFISFGEKPLFNLYSLIPLGDYISIKLAYLKEVDPLPVKIIDELKKRLKE; this is encoded by the coding sequence ATGTTTGATCTATTTTTTAAATTTCCAATTGATTTTAAATTGTCAAAAGAATTAACTCTTGAGAAAAAAATTGATTTTAATATTTTAAAAGACATTCAAAATATTGTCATATCTGGAATGGGTGGTTCTGGATTTACAGGAGATTTTATCTTTTATTTATTCAGAGATTTTTTAAATTATCCAATTGTCATAAATAAAGATTATAATCTCCCAAGATTTGTATCAGATAAAACTCTTTTATTTCTTATCTCTTATTCTGGAGACACAGAAGAGACTCTTTCAAATTTTTATGAAGGTGAGAAAAGAGGGGCAAAAATTATTTCAATAACCTCAAATGGAGAACTTTTTGAAATTTCAAACAAAAAATATTTAACATACAAAATTCCATCCTCATACCCTCCAAGAATGGCTTTTCCTTACCTTTTTTATCCAATTTACTTTATTCTCAAACTTTTTGTAGAAGAAGATTTAGGAGAAGATGAATTTTTTGAAAAAATTCATTCTTTATATGAAAAATTCAAAGAGAATGATAATGAAGGTGATAAATTATTAAATTTAATTAAAAATAGAATTCCTATAATTTACTCATCTAACTCTTTAACTCCAGTTGCACTTAGGTGGAAACAGGAAATAAATGAAAACTCAAAATATATTGCTTATAATCTCTCTTTTCCAGAACTTAATCACAATGAATCTGTTTTTTGGGAATGTAAAGAGTTAAAAGATAGTTTAATTTTTATTATCTTAAGAGATAAATTTGACTCACCTCAAATGAAAAAAAGAATTGATATTTCAATTGAACTTTTGAAAAACAGAGGTTGGCAAGTTTTAGAATTTATATCATTTGGTGAAAAACCTCTATTTAATTTATATTCTTTAATTCCTCTTGGAGATTATATTTCTATTAAACTTGCATATTTAAAAGAAGTTGATCCACTTCCAGTAAAAATAATTGACGAGCTTAAAAAAAGATTAAAAGAGTAA
- a CDS encoding carcinine hydrolase/isopenicillin-N N-acyltransferase family protein — MCDTFVALGNRTLGGKPIFGKNSDRDPNEPQIFVFMDNRGVLREKVKTTYIEIEPYEVKYRIFLSKPVWLWGGEMGINECGVAIGNEAVFTKIKYKDLGLTGMDMIRIALETSSTSFEAVKKIIELNEKYGQGGNCGYEKKIKYHNSFLISDSNEAYVLEIVDKYFAYKKVKEVYNISNKLSIKNDYDEIHKDLNKNISFEKYFSNKIYTYFSGSIIREKRGRELLEKFEKHSLDSFIKILSDKGVNKFASMRNISMNAGGGLVSSQTTSSMIVEYGKRNIIWFTMSPCPEISLFKPTFFVEKSPLDFKFEKELIKIWKFNNLFFRKYIENYEENEKKIKPLKEKYQNKIFELIHKKSLESLSDEELNKITLESFEIEKEYREMGFKLMEDTKKKNYFYFTNYWNKENIKLLKEEKDQELIDLYKKLLF, encoded by the coding sequence ATGTGTGATACTTTTGTTGCATTGGGAAATAGAACTTTAGGTGGTAAACCTATTTTTGGTAAAAATTCAGATAGAGATCCAAATGAACCTCAAATTTTTGTTTTTATGGATAATAGAGGGGTCTTAAGAGAAAAGGTAAAAACAACTTATATTGAAATTGAACCATATGAGGTAAAATATAGAATATTTCTTTCTAAACCAGTTTGGCTTTGGGGTGGAGAGATGGGAATAAATGAATGTGGTGTTGCAATCGGAAATGAAGCAGTTTTTACAAAAATAAAATATAAAGATTTAGGTCTAACTGGAATGGATATGATAAGAATTGCACTTGAAACTTCATCTACATCTTTTGAGGCAGTTAAAAAGATTATAGAACTAAATGAAAAATATGGACAAGGCGGAAATTGCGGTTATGAAAAGAAAATTAAATATCACAACTCATTTTTAATTTCTGATTCAAATGAAGCATATGTTCTTGAAATTGTTGATAAATATTTTGCTTATAAAAAAGTAAAAGAAGTTTATAATATTAGCAATAAACTTTCAATTAAAAATGATTATGATGAAATTCATAAAGATTTAAATAAAAATATAAGTTTTGAAAAATATTTTTCAAACAAAATCTATACTTATTTTAGTGGAAGTATTATAAGAGAAAAAAGAGGAAGAGAACTACTTGAAAAATTTGAAAAACACTCTCTTGATTCATTTATAAAAATTTTATCTGATAAAGGTGTGAATAAGTTTGCTTCAATGAGAAACATATCTATGAATGCAGGTGGAGGATTAGTTTCAAGCCAAACTACATCTTCTATGATTGTTGAATATGGAAAAAGAAACATAATTTGGTTTACAATGAGCCCATGTCCAGAAATTTCTCTTTTTAAACCAACATTTTTTGTAGAAAAAAGTCCTCTTGATTTTAAATTTGAAAAAGAATTAATTAAAATATGGAAATTTAATAATCTATTCTTTAGAAAATATATAGAAAATTATGAAGAAAATGAGAAAAAGATAAAACCACTTAAAGAAAAATATCAAAATAAAATTTTTGAACTTATTCATAAAAAATCTTTAGAGAGCCTTTCTGATGAAGAATTAAATAAAATAACTCTTGAGAGTTTTGAAATAGAGAAAGAATATAGAGAAATGGGATTTAAACTTATGGAAGACACAAAAAAGAAAAATTACTTTTATTTTACAAATTATTGGAATAAAGAGAATATAAAACTTTTAAAAGAAGAGAAAGATCAAGAGTTAATTGATTTATACAAAAAATTACTCTTTTAA
- a CDS encoding YbhB/YbcL family Raf kinase inhibitor-like protein gives MKKLLILIILILFLIGCSKKVEEKYEKIVLKSSILKENELIPEKYTCDGEDISPPLEWENIPEKTASFCIIMDDPDAPGGVFTHWIIFNIPKNYRSLPENFPKLPEFENGIKQGKNDFNEIGYNGPCPPKGSKHRYRFTIYALNKVLDIKSGVERREILKEINNHILGIGELITLYSH, from the coding sequence ATGAAAAAATTATTAATATTAATTATTCTAATTCTATTTTTAATTGGATGTAGTAAAAAAGTAGAAGAAAAGTATGAAAAAATTGTTCTTAAAAGTTCTATCTTAAAAGAGAATGAATTGATTCCTGAAAAATATACATGTGATGGAGAAGATATCTCTCCTCCACTTGAATGGGAAAATATACCAGAAAAAACCGCCTCTTTTTGTATAATAATGGATGACCCAGATGCACCAGGTGGAGTTTTTACTCATTGGATTATTTTTAACATACCAAAAAACTATAGATCTTTACCAGAAAACTTTCCAAAATTACCAGAATTTGAGAATGGTATAAAACAAGGTAAAAATGATTTTAATGAAATTGGCTACAATGGTCCATGTCCACCAAAAGGTTCAAAGCATCGTTATAGATTTACAATCTATGCTTTAAATAAAGTTTTAGATATAAAAAGTGGAGTTGAAAGAAGGGAAATTTTAAAAGAAATAAATAATCATATTTTAGGAATAGGAGAGTTAATAACTTTATATTCTCATTAA